From the Leptospira sp. WS60.C2 genome, one window contains:
- the mazG gene encoding nucleoside triphosphate pyrophosphohydrolase — translation MNPPNFDSPIQNLLKLTSDLRSPEGCPWDREQTHLSVVPHLLEESYEVVDTIERGDDEHLKEELGDLLFQITFHSQLAKERGAFTFEDVANGVFQKLVYRHPHVYGTKKGIGSGEEVLTQWDELKQKEKESKQKSGTSSSILFEIPKALPAIQRSEKIQSKVTKNGFDWPNVGGVFQKFQEEIKELEVELHSQGKLTEKKLPYNERIEDELGDLFFLLVNLSRKLSIDPETCLRKANQKFESRFQLLETQVANEGKTLKDYKLEELDQFWDKAKQILKEAGGK, via the coding sequence GTGAACCCTCCGAATTTTGATTCACCCATCCAAAACTTACTCAAACTCACCAGCGATCTACGAAGTCCAGAGGGATGTCCTTGGGATCGAGAACAAACGCATCTCTCCGTGGTTCCGCACCTTCTCGAAGAATCCTATGAAGTGGTGGATACCATAGAGAGGGGAGATGACGAACACTTAAAAGAGGAATTGGGAGATTTACTCTTCCAGATCACATTTCATAGCCAACTTGCCAAAGAGCGCGGTGCCTTCACCTTTGAGGATGTCGCTAACGGGGTATTCCAAAAATTGGTCTATCGACATCCGCATGTCTACGGAACCAAAAAAGGCATCGGTTCTGGGGAAGAGGTTCTGACCCAATGGGATGAGCTCAAACAAAAAGAAAAAGAATCGAAACAAAAATCGGGAACAAGTTCTAGCATTCTTTTTGAGATTCCAAAAGCCTTACCTGCCATCCAACGATCAGAAAAAATCCAATCGAAAGTCACCAAAAATGGATTTGATTGGCCGAATGTGGGAGGTGTCTTTCAAAAGTTCCAAGAAGAAATCAAAGAACTAGAAGTGGAACTTCATTCCCAAGGAAAACTAACCGAAAAAAAACTTCCCTACAATGAACGTATCGAAGATGAACTGGGAGACTTGTTTTTTTTACTCGTGAACTTATCGCGAAAACTTTCGATCGATCCTGAAACTTGCTTACGAAAGGCAAATCAAAAATTTGAATCTAGATTCCAACTCTTAGAAACACAGGTCGCCAACGAAGGAAAAACCTTAAAAGATTATAAACTAGAGGAACTCGATCAATTTTGGGATAAAGCCAAACAAATCTTAAAAGAAGCGGGTGGTAAGTGA
- the lpxD gene encoding UDP-3-O-(3-hydroxymyristoyl)glucosamine N-acyltransferase encodes MNPINLSTLQSLLPDAKFQNCDSLSNVNFTGLTSLSLANPSDISFVASKNFVNEAKASKSSLLVVSSETSESLGDKAIVVVPKVELATAKIIRLFFPETKPSGKRSANVAIDPSAKIGSNTDIGHFVTIGKDSVIGNDCIIEDGVKIGDRVHIGDGARIGKNCVFFDDTIVGKRFIVFGNSTFGGDGFGFVFADGKHNKIPQVGRVVIGDDVEVGSNCTIDRGALSDTTIGNGCKFDNMVHIAHNCKVGDHVIIAGQSGLAGSVTLGNHVIIGGACAISDHLTLVDGTIIAGGTSLRTSPKTKDVYVGWDLGLTFPEFQKYRVNIKNIVNLNKWLKRIEIIEKKVGIEPKES; translated from the coding sequence ATGAATCCAATCAATCTTTCCACCCTGCAATCATTACTCCCAGACGCGAAATTTCAAAACTGCGACTCTTTATCCAATGTAAACTTCACTGGCCTTACTTCCCTCTCCCTTGCAAATCCTTCCGACATCTCCTTTGTCGCTTCCAAAAACTTTGTCAATGAAGCCAAAGCGTCGAAGTCATCCTTACTCGTTGTCTCTTCAGAAACGTCAGAATCTCTCGGAGACAAAGCCATTGTCGTTGTTCCGAAAGTAGAACTTGCTACTGCTAAAATCATACGTTTGTTTTTTCCGGAAACTAAACCTTCCGGAAAACGAAGTGCAAACGTTGCGATTGATCCAAGTGCCAAAATAGGATCCAATACTGACATCGGTCATTTTGTTACCATTGGTAAAGATTCAGTGATTGGAAATGACTGCATCATCGAAGATGGAGTGAAAATTGGAGACCGAGTACACATCGGAGATGGTGCACGGATTGGCAAAAATTGCGTTTTCTTCGATGATACCATTGTTGGAAAACGCTTCATTGTTTTCGGTAATTCTACCTTTGGTGGAGATGGATTTGGGTTTGTTTTTGCCGATGGCAAACACAACAAAATCCCTCAAGTGGGACGCGTTGTGATCGGGGACGATGTGGAAGTGGGAAGCAATTGTACAATCGATCGAGGAGCTCTCTCTGACACAACCATTGGCAATGGATGTAAATTTGATAATATGGTACACATTGCACACAATTGTAAGGTAGGAGATCACGTAATCATTGCTGGCCAATCTGGTCTTGCAGGAAGTGTGACTCTCGGAAATCACGTGATCATCGGGGGAGCTTGTGCGATCAGTGACCATTTAACACTGGTAGACGGAACGATCATTGCTGGTGGAACAAGCCTTCGCACATCTCCGAAAACAAAAGATGTGTATGTGGGTTGGGATCTGGGTCTTACTTTCCCAGAATTTCAAAAGTATCGTGTGAACATCAAAAACATTGTGAATCTAAACAAATGGCTCAAACGAATTGAAATCATTGAGAAAAAAGTAGGAATTGAACCAAAAGAATCTTAA
- a CDS encoding DoxX family protein: MFYKLLATNKDITLTILRVTLGIVILPHGAQKVLGAFGGYGFDGTMGFFTGQLGIPYVLALLAIIAEFFGSLGLILGLFTRVAAFGIFCTMLAATVIVHLPNGFFADKGGYEFHILTFGLAIPLIIKGAGSFSLDDVIAHKIEG; encoded by the coding sequence ATGTTTTACAAATTACTCGCAACCAACAAAGACATCACACTCACGATCCTTCGTGTCACACTCGGTATTGTCATCCTCCCTCACGGAGCTCAAAAAGTACTCGGCGCTTTCGGTGGATACGGGTTTGACGGAACCATGGGATTTTTCACTGGCCAACTCGGTATCCCATATGTCCTAGCTCTTCTTGCGATCATCGCAGAATTTTTTGGATCCCTCGGTCTAATACTAGGACTCTTCACACGAGTAGCAGCATTCGGAATTTTTTGCACAATGCTTGCAGCAACAGTCATTGTTCACTTACCAAATGGATTTTTTGCTGATAAAGGTGGTTATGAGTTTCATATCCTTACCTTTGGTCTTGCAATTCCATTAATCATCAAAGGGGCTGGATCGTTCTCTTTAGATGACGTAATCGCACACAAAATCGAAGGATAA
- a CDS encoding RibD family protein, translating to MKLSINMAMTLDGKVVRPDGRWYGLTSSEDKTQMDVYRSQSDAVLIGKNSILNDNPIVKIRAVPNALNPRPVILVRKGTLPPDKHVFEESDHIPLVICTKTNLKEIKTSLENKAEIFALDSDDIDPKKVTGILKRKGYKNVLLEGGPKLNFSFLEADLVDRIYLTIVPYIIGKTGLAGIADRSTELPGFDKHNWNLKHHFTKGNEIFLVYEKS from the coding sequence ATGAAATTATCGATCAATATGGCGATGACCTTGGATGGGAAGGTAGTTCGCCCTGATGGCCGTTGGTATGGTCTTACTTCTTCAGAAGACAAAACACAAATGGACGTTTACCGGTCCCAATCGGACGCCGTTTTGATTGGTAAAAACTCCATCCTAAACGACAATCCTATTGTCAAAATCCGAGCCGTACCCAATGCCCTCAACCCAAGACCTGTGATTTTAGTGCGGAAGGGAACACTTCCTCCCGACAAACATGTCTTCGAAGAATCCGATCACATCCCTCTCGTCATCTGCACAAAAACCAATCTCAAAGAAATCAAAACTAGCCTCGAGAACAAGGCTGAGATTTTTGCTCTGGATTCTGATGATATCGACCCAAAAAAAGTAACAGGAATCCTAAAACGAAAAGGATACAAAAATGTCCTTCTCGAAGGTGGACCCAAACTCAATTTTTCCTTTTTGGAAGCAGACCTTGTCGACCGAATCTACCTGACGATTGTGCCTTATATCATTGGAAAAACTGGTTTAGCAGGGATAGCCGATCGGAGTACGGAACTTCCAGGGTTTGACAAACACAACTGGAACCTTAAACACCATTTCACCAAAGGAAACGAGATCTTTCTCGTTTACGAAAAATCATAA
- a CDS encoding (2Fe-2S)-binding protein, whose product MISSGMDPFDLNSLMRPKRVCLCRMVTEEDLVRAIHAGAVTMEQIRETTRASTGCGTCSMQVYHILQRELQNLSRRKIS is encoded by the coding sequence ATGATTAGTTCAGGTATGGATCCTTTCGATTTAAATTCCCTCATGCGTCCCAAACGGGTCTGTTTATGTCGAATGGTGACGGAAGAAGATTTAGTCCGTGCCATCCACGCAGGAGCCGTAACCATGGAACAAATTAGAGAAACAACAAGAGCCTCTACTGGCTGCGGGACCTGCTCCATGCAAGTCTACCACATCCTCCAGCGCGAATTGCAGAATCTCTCTCGGAGGAAAATTTCATGA
- a CDS encoding MFS transporter, with translation MSKIQNPEAKKKKNREIFGWCMFDFANSSYTTVIISVVYCEIFTRLVVPAEVGSDNPFRVGNTLWAWALAASYLFVVATGPIFGAITDYSSKKKLFLFLSYVGCVIATFLLYYVEPGMIWMGMVLVALSNFFFASGENFASSFLPFLGAKEDLGKISGYAWGIGYFGGIGSVALATTLGDYTLENFDNLKLVGPYTAIFFLVAAIPTFLFLKEPHLPLGISHKVNYFKIGKDRVVQTLKDASNFKDLMIYLVSLFFTMAALAIVISFAFIYGSQEIHIEAEHKQAMFIFIQISAAIGALAFGVIQDSIGAKKTFNLTLVLWLTTCGLLYFVHDVTAFANSTLGKNWTVQWVFVFISSLAGMGLGSTQSASRALVGIFSPESKSGEFFGMWGLSGKIAAAVGLFLFGYIQTLVSLRNAFLVVAFFYFLSLLINFFVDEDRGVEAASSFQEKT, from the coding sequence ATGTCCAAAATCCAAAACCCGGAAGCAAAAAAGAAAAAAAACCGTGAGATTTTTGGATGGTGTATGTTCGATTTTGCGAACTCTTCATACACCACCGTAATCATTAGTGTTGTTTATTGTGAAATTTTTACAAGACTCGTCGTACCGGCTGAGGTTGGTTCGGACAATCCGTTCCGAGTTGGGAATACGCTCTGGGCTTGGGCACTCGCCGCATCGTATCTCTTTGTTGTGGCGACGGGACCCATCTTCGGTGCCATTACGGATTACAGCTCCAAGAAGAAATTGTTTCTCTTCCTAAGTTATGTGGGTTGTGTGATTGCTACGTTTTTACTCTATTACGTGGAACCAGGGATGATTTGGATGGGAATGGTACTTGTTGCCCTTTCAAACTTTTTCTTTGCCTCTGGGGAAAACTTTGCCTCTAGTTTTTTACCGTTCTTAGGTGCCAAAGAAGATCTAGGAAAGATCTCTGGGTATGCTTGGGGAATTGGTTATTTTGGTGGGATAGGTTCTGTGGCTCTGGCAACCACACTTGGTGATTATACTTTAGAAAATTTCGACAACTTGAAGTTAGTTGGTCCTTATACTGCTATCTTCTTTCTAGTTGCTGCAATTCCAACGTTTCTCTTTTTAAAAGAACCACATCTCCCTCTTGGAATTTCCCACAAAGTGAATTATTTCAAAATCGGAAAAGATCGAGTTGTCCAAACATTGAAAGACGCAAGTAATTTCAAAGATTTGATGATTTATCTAGTGTCTCTCTTCTTTACTATGGCAGCACTTGCCATTGTCATTTCGTTTGCTTTCATTTATGGATCACAAGAAATTCATATTGAAGCAGAACACAAACAAGCAATGTTTATTTTTATCCAAATTTCCGCAGCCATTGGTGCCCTGGCGTTTGGTGTGATCCAAGACAGCATTGGTGCAAAAAAGACTTTTAACTTAACGCTCGTTCTCTGGTTAACAACTTGTGGCTTATTATACTTTGTTCATGATGTAACAGCATTTGCCAACTCGACACTCGGTAAAAATTGGACTGTGCAATGGGTGTTTGTTTTTATTTCCTCTCTTGCGGGAATGGGACTTGGCTCCACTCAGTCAGCATCTCGTGCACTTGTTGGGATTTTTAGTCCAGAGTCAAAGTCGGGTGAGTTTTTTGGGATGTGGGGTCTTTCTGGTAAAATTGCAGCCGCAGTTGGACTCTTCCTGTTTGGATACATCCAAACTTTGGTGAGTTTGCGAAACGCATTCCTCGTTGTTGCCTTCTTTTACTTTTTATCATTACTCATTAACTTTTTTGTAGATGAAGACAGAGGAGTGGAAGCCGCGAGTAGTTTCCAAGAAAAAACATGA
- a CDS encoding alpha/beta hydrolase: MLVGIKKSVAQFVFSLPENWISALGRKNNANENPIDPYCALACNIAKYLPKTEQMSPEKARKHYRDQMKLFEEAEIPIAHIEDKLIPTPSASFIPIRVYNANPQKRNLPTILFFHGGGLTIGNLDTHDGFCRKLSHYTKSIVIAVDYRLAPEHPYPAAHEDAWLAYQYVLNSAYIFGGSPKAIAVCGDSAGALLATTLCIRAKKNHSQMPIYQALLYPMLDTSKESDSYELFGENYILTKSLMRWFIQNYLPQTKDRLLVQNSPVLADTKELKGLPPAYIGIAGFDPLREEGETYAKHLQTAGVKVEERHFPSLVHGYIQLSGLIPKAKEAEDDLFQSLLRFFSQIKI; encoded by the coding sequence ATGTTAGTAGGGATCAAAAAATCAGTCGCACAGTTTGTCTTTTCCTTACCTGAGAATTGGATTTCCGCGCTCGGACGAAAAAACAATGCAAACGAAAATCCAATTGATCCATACTGCGCACTAGCTTGTAACATTGCTAAATACCTCCCGAAAACAGAGCAAATGAGTCCTGAAAAGGCAAGAAAACACTATCGGGATCAAATGAAACTTTTTGAAGAAGCAGAAATTCCCATCGCTCACATCGAAGACAAATTGATCCCCACTCCCAGTGCTTCCTTTATCCCCATTCGTGTTTACAATGCAAACCCACAAAAACGGAATCTTCCCACCATCCTCTTTTTTCATGGAGGAGGTCTGACCATCGGAAACTTGGATACCCATGATGGTTTTTGCCGGAAATTGTCTCATTACACAAAAAGCATTGTGATCGCCGTTGATTATCGTTTAGCACCTGAGCATCCCTACCCTGCCGCACACGAAGATGCGTGGCTGGCTTACCAATATGTCCTAAACTCAGCTTATATCTTTGGTGGCTCTCCAAAAGCGATTGCTGTGTGTGGAGACAGCGCTGGTGCCCTACTTGCCACCACACTTTGTATCCGCGCCAAAAAAAACCATAGCCAAATGCCAATCTACCAAGCTCTCCTCTATCCGATGCTTGATACCTCCAAAGAATCGGACTCATATGAACTCTTCGGGGAAAATTACATCCTCACGAAGTCTCTTATGCGTTGGTTCATTCAAAATTATTTGCCACAAACTAAGGATCGCCTCCTAGTCCAAAATTCTCCCGTCCTTGCCGACACAAAAGAATTGAAAGGACTCCCCCCCGCCTACATCGGAATCGCAGGATTTGATCCTTTGCGGGAAGAAGGGGAAACCTATGCCAAACACTTACAAACTGCTGGTGTAAAGGTGGAAGAACGTCACTTTCCTTCCCTGGTTCATGGATACATCCAACTTTCGGGACTCATTCCCAAAGCAAAAGAAGCAGAAGACGACCTGTTCCAGTCCTTGTTACGATTTTTTTCCCAAATAAAAATCTAA
- a CDS encoding DUF2779 domain-containing protein: MPPISKIGNIYTNSFDIPLTPITKSLYLQFLKCQNAFHLIREGVVTKPTTASFGGYLEWGDFLTLCKEQFPNTPTVEKSQDREESFDQSELYRKEKKSHFGSQLRYQNMVASVELLQYEEERDGWVLWDFRPIGSIKQDILRSFFFYKQLAEGMGLKVLGYKLIRIQTKFVYQGGPIHPDEYLLIDDLTSRMESELGTREEEWKLFQETIQSTGEHSVRFSFLENKPSCRSLKTCLSPSHCAAGRENAKEIFEYRDSSEMAKQWFASGYNSYESVPDTELSPIQKIQKEAHLTGTVHFEKETLSQYLSNVTKTVAFLDFESINPYIPIYKDTKPFQHIPYLYSLHIWNEETDTLTHKTYLHDDVGSDPRKDVLFHLQNDLPKGITIFSFNDFFEKLIIQESANAFPEYLDFWESVKSMFIDLALPFKKLWIYHPSQNGKASLKEILPCFSGESHFGLTIREGQDANYQYLRLIKKQVTTEEKKRVLEDLIAYCKLDSYGLFLIYRMLQEKLSVI; this comes from the coding sequence TTGCCTCCTATCTCAAAGATTGGGAACATTTATACCAACTCGTTTGATATCCCTTTGACTCCGATCACCAAATCTTTATACTTACAATTTTTAAAATGCCAAAATGCATTCCATTTGATTCGTGAGGGTGTAGTCACAAAACCGACAACCGCTTCCTTTGGAGGTTATTTAGAATGGGGTGATTTTTTAACCCTGTGCAAAGAACAGTTCCCAAACACACCTACGGTAGAAAAATCCCAAGACAGAGAAGAGAGTTTCGATCAATCGGAACTCTATCGAAAAGAAAAGAAATCCCATTTTGGATCCCAACTGCGTTACCAAAACATGGTTGCGAGTGTAGAACTTTTGCAATACGAAGAAGAAAGAGATGGATGGGTTCTTTGGGACTTCCGTCCGATTGGCTCTATTAAACAAGATATCTTACGATCCTTTTTCTTTTACAAACAATTGGCAGAAGGAATGGGTCTGAAAGTCCTCGGCTACAAACTGATTCGCATCCAAACCAAATTCGTTTACCAAGGAGGACCGATTCATCCAGACGAATATCTGCTCATTGATGATCTTACGTCAAGAATGGAATCGGAACTTGGAACGAGAGAAGAAGAATGGAAACTCTTTCAGGAAACCATCCAATCGACAGGTGAACACTCTGTCCGTTTTTCATTCCTCGAGAACAAACCAAGTTGCCGTTCCTTAAAAACTTGTTTGTCACCTTCTCATTGTGCGGCGGGCAGAGAAAATGCCAAAGAAATCTTTGAATACCGTGATAGTTCAGAAATGGCAAAACAATGGTTTGCTTCTGGGTACAATTCGTACGAATCAGTGCCTGATACGGAACTTTCTCCGATTCAAAAAATCCAAAAGGAAGCACATCTTACGGGAACCGTCCATTTTGAGAAAGAAACCCTCTCCCAATACCTCTCTAATGTGACAAAAACCGTTGCATTTCTCGATTTTGAATCCATCAACCCGTACATTCCCATTTATAAAGACACAAAACCATTCCAACACATTCCCTATTTGTATTCGCTTCACATTTGGAATGAGGAAACCGATACTTTAACGCACAAAACGTATCTACATGATGATGTGGGCAGTGACCCGAGAAAAGATGTTCTCTTTCATTTGCAAAATGACTTACCCAAAGGCATTACCATCTTCTCTTTTAATGATTTTTTTGAAAAACTGATCATTCAAGAATCGGCAAATGCATTTCCTGAATATCTGGATTTTTGGGAATCAGTCAAATCGATGTTCATCGACCTTGCCTTACCTTTCAAAAAACTTTGGATTTACCACCCATCTCAAAACGGGAAGGCATCACTTAAGGAAATCCTACCATGTTTTAGTGGGGAGAGTCATTTTGGACTCACAATTCGAGAAGGACAAGATGCGAATTACCAATATTTGAGATTGATAAAAAAGCAGGTGACAACTGAAGAAAAAAAACGTGTTTTGGAGGATTTGATAGCTTACTGCAAATTAGATAGTTATGGTTTGTTTTTAATCTATAGAATGTTACAAGAGAAATTATCGGTTATTTAA